The DNA segment ACCAAGTTTTGCAATTCCCGATCCACACGAATTCGGATTCGAAACCGGCTATCAATGGGTATCGAAAATCGCCTTGCCTCCGTCTCGAACGCTTCGACGCCGCTGATCGGAGGAGGCTGAACCGACACGCGTCGATCAAGCATCTTAGCGGGCGGAACCACTTCAACGTTCTGCCAAGGCATCGACGTATCGTCTCCCCCTTGGACACGTACCTGAAACGATTCTTCTGTTTGCGACCGATCCAGAATCGCTTCGCCGGTTGCCAAATCAACATCGACCGACTGTTGGGAATCGGGTTCCTCGGCAAGACGCCAAGACAATTTCGTGTCTACGGGAAGGTCCACCCCCGCCGCATCGACAATCTGCAACGAGACTGGATTGCCAGTCGAAATGCGTTCGGGATAACGAAGCTGCAAATGATTTTGCCTTGGCCATTCAACGGATCGCCAAGGCATCGCTAACCGCTGCACGCCGATACTTGCCGTTGCTGGGCGCAGAAAGAAGAACAGGCCCACAGCAACAACAGCGGCCACACAAACCAAGACCGTTTTGAGAAATCGAGGCTGATCAAGCGCCTGAGAAAAATCCAGACCCGCCGTCTCTTCCGCCAAACGATCACTCGCAGCCCGTTGCAATTCGGAATAGGCAGGCAGATTTTGGGAAGAAGAATTCTCTGTCGATGGGTAGGATTCGATGAAACTACTCAGCCGATCGCCCAGCCGCGGAAACCGCAATTCGATCCGGCGAGCAACCTGAAAATTGGTGACCGGACGCACGAGGGGGCTCCACAACCACCGCTCTGCTGCCCACGCTACAACCAATAAAATCGTTACAGTCGCCCCCCAGCGGAAAGTTTCAGGCCAATTTGCCCACCAAGCATGGACGCTATAATCGACACAAATCCCCCCACCGACAACGATTAGCAGGACCGCGGCAAACAGGAATCGCCCTCGCCACCGCAGCCAAAGCTGTGCCTGTCGCGTGACCTTGGCCACCTTTTGAAGCAGCAATTCCGAAGCCTGCGATGTCCGCACCGGCGTCGTGGTCGTTTGTCCAGGACTTGGATCAAAAATTGACTGGTTACTCATGCAAACCAGTATAGGGTTCACAGTCGCGGCGAGAATCACCAGCAAGCGGGCTTCATAGCATTTCCAGCCTGCTCGAACTACGATTCAGTTAGCGAATGGAATGGCCGAAAGAGTACAGAACAGGACCGTCCGCAAATAAATCACCGGTTTATTAAAAAGACGCAGGTTACCCGGCAGAGAAAACCGGAAGGCATGCGTCCTGCAGCAAGAATCGCATTCGACAACCTATCCCGGGGCGGTCCTTGACGCAGTTCCCTTCATCCTCTGACATTGGCTCTGACGTTGACCTCCAACGCTCCGAAACCTTCACCGCAATACCACCCCTACCCTTTCTACAGCCCTCGCTTTTGGCACGGGATGCGGATGGGAACTTGGTTTCGTCTCCTTGCAGACAACCGTTTTCGTGTCCATCCAACTCGCTGGGCACTGGCCACCACGGTCACCCTAGCAGGCCCGTTTAACGAGGCGATGCGACTGGCCCAGAAAGCGATCTATGGTCGCAGATTGGACGCGCAGCAGCTCCCGGCTCCCCCCTTATTTATCCTAGGGCATTGGCGTAGCGGGACCACGTTAATGCACGAACTGATTGCCAAAGACGATCGCCTGGGCGGCCCCTCAACGTATCAGTGTTTTGCGCCGCATCATTTCCTTGTGTCCGAGTGGTTCTTCCGTTCGTTCGGAAAATGGCTACTCCCTTCCAAACGCCCGATGGACAATATGGAAGCGGGCTGGGACCGACCGCAGGAGGACGAATTTGCGTTGATGAACCTGGGCGTTCCCTCTCCCTATCGCCGCATCGCCTTCCCCAACGAAACACCTCCAGACCTTGAATACCTGGACCTTGCCGACGTGCCGCAAGAAAAGCGGGACGAGTGGTTAGCCGCGTTGCATAAATTCCTCCTTTCCGTAACCCTCCGGAAAGACCAACGGCTTGTCCTAAAAAGCCCGACGCACACCGGGCGACTTCGCTACCTTGCCGAGTTCTATCCGGGCACAAAATTTATCCACATGACGCGCGACCCGCGAAGCCTGTTCCCATCCACATGCCGACTGTGGCCAAGTTTGGACCACGTTCAAGCCTTGCAAAAACCCAGTTCGGAAGTGACTCCAGAACTGGAAGCGTATGTCATCGAGTGCTTACAGCGGATGTATACAGCTTTCGAAAGAGATATTGCCCACATCGATCCCGAACAGATCATCCACGTTCGATACGAGGACTTGGTGGCCGATCCGGTAAACAAGCTGGCAGAGATCTACGAAACGCTCAAGCTGGATGGATTTGACGACATCCGTCCAACGCTGCAAGAGTGGGCCGATTCGCAACACCGCGAGTACAAGGTCAACAAGCATTCCCTTCCCCCTGAAACGGAAGCTCGTATCCGCACGGAGTGGGCAGACTACTTCGAACGTTACGGATACGCGTAACCGCCCTCAGCAGCAAAAGCAATCGCGAGCCTTCCGCCCGAGCGACGTTTTTCGTGCAAAATGCCGGACGGCTTAGAGCAAAATTTCTTAGCGGCAGGGCGCGAGCTCTCCGGCCCACGAATGACTGCCGTGCGAAAAGGCCGGACGGCTCGCGCCGTTCCGCTAAGAAGGGCTTGAAGGAAAAATTCCTAGCGGTAGGGCGCGAGCTCTCCGGCCCACGAATGACTGCCGTGCAAAAAGGCCGGACGGCTCGCGCCGTTCCGCTAAGAAGGGCTTGAAGCAAAAAATCCTAGCGGCAGGGCGCGAGCTCTCCGGCCCATGAATGACTGCCGTGCGAAAAAGGCCGGACGGCTTGCGCCGTTCCGCTAAGAAGGGCTTGAAGCAAAAAATCCTAGCGGTAGGGCGCGAGCCCTCCGGCCCATGAATGACTGCCGTGCAAAAAAGGCCGGACGGCTTGCGCCGTTCCGCTAAGAAGGGCTTGAAGGAAAAATTCCTAGCGGTAGGGCGCGAGCTCTCCGGCCCATGAACGACTGCCGTGCAAAAAGGCCGGACGGCTCGCGCCGTTCGGTTAAGAAACGTCGATGACGTTGCGGTCGTGCCGCTTCACGCTAAAGTTGCCGTTACAATTGGACCCGCTAACCGATTAGCAACCGAAATCAAAGTCACTTTTTGCAAAACAAAATCCTGATGCAATATCCAATCGAGCTTAGCTTCAAACTGCTCACATTCGGTCAGCGGATCACCGCGACGGACGCTTCGGGCCAAGTCCTGATGTTCATCAAACAGAAGATGTTCAAATTCAAAGAGCAGGTGGAAATCTACAATGATCCCCAACAGTCGCGTCTGTTGTTCCGAATCGCAGCCGACAGGATGATCGATTTTTCGGCGAACTATCACTTCACCGACGCAGAAGGAAATGATTGGGGAGCCGTTCGACGCCAGGGGATGCGTTCCCTCTGGTCGGCCCATTACGACGTGATGCAAAACGAAACCGTCGACATGACGATTTCCGAAGAAAGCCCCATGAAGAAGTTCTTGGAATCGATGCTCTCTGAAATTCCGATAGTGGGCATGATTGCTGTCTACTTGCTCAATCCCAGCTACATCATCCATCGTCCTGACGGCACCCCGGTCCTACGCTTAACCAAACATCCCGCTTTCTTTGAAGGTCGCTTTACACTTGAAAAACTAGCGGAAATACCGGAGGACGATGAACTCCGCTCTTTGATGGCGTCGATCATGCTGGTCCTCCTTGAACGTCGACGCGGCTAATTTCATATCGCTACCTAAGCCTGCGTTTCCTGCCTCCTTTCCAACTCAAGATAGTTTTGCCATGCCTATTTCCTCTGCCCATCCAGGAACGGTGTTCAGCCTTCGATTCGGTTGCCTGTTGCTGTTGATTTCCAGTCTGATCCCTGGTTGCTCACGTTCAGACGCTCCCACTGCAAAATCAGATGTTCCCGATAGCGAACCAGCCGAAAACGCACCGGATGTTTTAGAAAATCCGATTGCTAAAACACCTCCAGCGATTCCTCAAACCTACGAAATTAATGCGGAGACACTCTTGGCAGCTCGTCTGCCCGCCGAGCAAACCGGAGAGGGGTGGGTGCGGCTGTTTGACAACCAGACTTTGTTTGGCTGGCAGCTAACGGGATCCGCGAATTGGCGTGTCGAAGATAATCGCATCGTTGTCGATGGAGGCGAAAAAAGTTTCCTGGTTTCGACCTCTAGCTGGAATGACTTTGAACTGGAACTGGAATTCAAAGCGGACGAAGGGGCCAGCAGCGGCGTTTTCCTCCGTACGCCTCTCTACCCAGAATCGTCCAAAACCGATTGCTACAACATTCGCATCGCTAATGACGACGCGAATTATCCGACGGGCAGCATCGCACTTCGTAAAGCCGTCGCAGAACTGCCCGCCGAAGCAACCGCTGCCGACCGATGGCATCGCTATAAAATTCGCGTGGAAGGGAATACGGTAACGGTTCACCTGGATGACGAACTGGCCTGCACCTACGAAGACGCGGCGCCGCTGCCAGCAGGGCACGTCTCACTGCTGCACGATCAGGGACACGTCGAATTTCGCGACATTCGAATTCGCCCGCTAGGTTTGCAATCGTTACTTGCCGAAGAGAACCTAGGCCAGTGGAAGCAGTATCCCGAATATGAAGGCGAATTTAAGATCAATGAAGAGGGATTGCTTGCCATCACCGGTGGCAGCGGACAATTGGAAACACGTGATTCCTTTGCCGATTTTGCGATGCTGACCCGAGTCCGCACAAACGCCCCCGATCTAAATTCCGGCGTTTTCTTCCGCTGCATCCCGGGTGAAAAGATGAATGGGTATGAATGCCAGATCAGCAACGCCACCAAAGACGGCAACCCACTGATTCCTGGCGACTGCGGATCGGGCGGCATTTTCCGCCGCCAAGATGCACGTATCGTTGCGGCCGATGACGGAGAGTGGTTCGACATGCTGCTGATCGCCAAAGGCCCCACCATCACCGCTTGGGTAAATGGCATCCAAGTCAGTGACTGGACCGATACACGCGAAGCGGACCCCAACCCTCGCCGTGGCCTACGCTTAGAAGAAGGAACCATGATGCTTCAGGCACATGATCCCACGACCGACTTATCGATCCAGCAGTTTGAGGTCGTCGAATACGAATAACGCGCCCCAATTTAATTTCTTATTTGTTGCGGACGCGGAAACGGGCCACCGCTAGAATAGAACTCATCAGCCCCCCCAACAGCCCTTTTCACCAATACTGGACCCCGTCATGATCACTCGTCTTTTGCTTGCCTGCGTACTCTGCGTCTTCGCAGACTACGCCGCGGCACAGTTTCGAATCCAATTCGGACGAGGGGGCAATTCGACTCAACCCCCTAAAATCGACCACCACGATCAGGTGATTCGCGATGGGCACGGGCACACCGCTGGTGTCGACCACCACAATGGATCGCACAACCGCGTTTCTCCAAATTCTCGGCCTCGGCCTAGACCTAGCGGCACGCACATCGATCATCACGACCATGTCATCCGTGACAACCACGGGCATGTGATTGGCCGCGAACATCACGATGTTGTCCACTCCAATCGTTCCTACCATGTACCGGCCCACCACGGCAATCACCATGGCCAGTATTACGTAGAAGACAGCCGCTACTACTACGTTCCTCCAACATCCATTGGGCATACAGCAGCCAGACCTGCTGCCCTCGCTTTCGGTGGCTACCATCAGTACGAAGACCTGTCGGGCCGACTGGAAACGATGCTGAATGAATTGCTACTAGACCTTCATTACAATTATTCGCATAACCCTGGATTTCAGGAAACCTATCGCGAAGGTTATGAACTGCTAAACGTTGCCAAGTACATTCACGACGCGGAGCATGCGAATGATCGCGATGCGATGCGAGCCAAGCTTGGCGGCATGGACCAACTGTTTCATCACATCGAAGACGACGTACGTGGTTGGTCACGTCACCACCACCGACAAATCGGAAGCCTTGGAATTCTTGACAAAATGGAACACATTGAAGCAACCCTGCATCACCTGATGCACGACGTTGGTGTTTCCGCTCAAGAAGAAGCCCCACTCCCAGGCGGAGGAATCGAACAGGCACCACCACCGACCCCGTAGGGACTTCGGTTTTTGCCATTGATCTTTCTAAGCAGCCCTCCCTGAGGGCTTTCGCCCCGGCGGTCAAGAAAGCAAGTCGGGCACTGATTTTCAGGGTTGCCGCAATGAGGTCACGACCGGCGTCATTGCCGCCTGCAAACCAGGAGGCAACCCAGCAACGATCCCCACTAGCACCGAAACGAAAACACCGCTGACGGCCAATCCCAGTGAAGGACGAAACGCGATCATTGCCCCTTCGGCGCCGATTGCAAATCCCCCGACTGCTAACATCCACAGCGCCGCCATCGTTCCTAGCCCCCCTCCGATAAAACAGAGCACCGTGCTTTCCGTCAGCACAAGCCGCAGTGCTCCCAGCGGTCGCACGCCCAAGGTTTGCAGTACGGCATACTCTTTCATTCGATCTTGAACACTCATCACCGTGGTCATTGCAACAAGAGACAGCACCAATCCCACGCAGGCATACCCGAGGTAATGGGCGAACCCAATCAGGTCGACCAAATCGGATAACGTACTTGCCTGAAAGGCCCCTTTTCGTCGGGTTTTTGTCGCAACCGTCGAAGCTCGCAATTTTGAATCGATCTCCGCGGCAACTCGATCGGGGTCCGCATCTTTGGTTAACACGACTTCGTGCTGTGTCACCAACCCTGCAGCATCCAGTCCACGGGTGTACTGCAAGAAAGCGAGGCTGGTGTAAATCAAGTTTTCCTCTGCGGGAACGGACGACGCGAACACTCCCGCCACGTTGACGTTCAAATCTCCAATTGAAAAAGTATCACCGACGTGCAAGTTACGTCGCTGGGCCACGTTTTTTCCGACAATCGCTGCGTCGCGTCGCTCGGCGAAATCCGCCCAATTGCCAGCGGTCAATTCGATCGGCCGGAGCTTTTGAATTTGCTTGGGATCGGCACCATTAAAAACGACGATATCCAGGCTGGCCCGACAGTTATTGGTCCATACCTGAATCGGCATAACGTCCTGAACCCCCGCGATTTCAAGGATTTTTCGTTGGTAGTCTTCAGGCAATCGGCTTGTCGTCGGACAAAAGCGGTTTTCTTGAAAAACAATCAAACTTTGGTTTGCGTCCTCTCCGCTGGTCAAACGCCGCAGGCCTTCCTGCACCGACCCCACAAAGCAGAATACGAACATCGCCACCGCCGTTCCCGTTACCGTCAGCAGGGTCCGAGAGCGATGGCGCCACAAAGTCTTCAGGACATATTTCGTCATACCGCTTCACCCGCTTGTTCGTGAAAATGACCTCGATCCAACACCAACTGCCGAGTAGCAATCGAGGCGGCTTCGTGATCATGCGTGACCATTAACATGGTGATATTCAACTCACTATTCAGCCGTTGCAGCAACTCCAAAACTTGCTCACTGGTCTCAGAATCCAAGCTTCCTGTCGGCTCATCGGCGACCACGATCTGCGGGTGGGCAACAATTGCACGGGCGATCCCAACCCGCTGCTCTTGGCCTCCGGACAACTGCCGCGGGTAGTGTTCGGCTCGGTCTCGAAGGCCCACAACATCCAAAGCCAGTTCGACTCTTTTCCGTCGTTCGGAAGCCGACATTTTCAGCAGCAGTGTCGGCAATTCGACATTTTCATACGCGGTCAGAACCGGGATCAGATTGTGGGTCTGAAAGATGTACCCGAGATTCGCAGCACGCCAATCGGCAACCTTCCCTCGCGACAGACTGGTTACTTCGGTCCCGTTAACGACGATTCGTCCGGAATCGGGGCGATCGATTCCGCTGACCAGATTCAGCAAAGTACTCTTACCGGTACCGCTGGGCCCCATCAACGAAACGAACGCCCCCTCGGCAACTTCCAAATCAACATGATCCAAAGGGGTAATCACTTCCTCCCCCTT comes from the Roseimaritima multifibrata genome and includes:
- a CDS encoding sulfotransferase family protein, which translates into the protein MTSNAPKPSPQYHPYPFYSPRFWHGMRMGTWFRLLADNRFRVHPTRWALATTVTLAGPFNEAMRLAQKAIYGRRLDAQQLPAPPLFILGHWRSGTTLMHELIAKDDRLGGPSTYQCFAPHHFLVSEWFFRSFGKWLLPSKRPMDNMEAGWDRPQEDEFALMNLGVPSPYRRIAFPNETPPDLEYLDLADVPQEKRDEWLAALHKFLLSVTLRKDQRLVLKSPTHTGRLRYLAEFYPGTKFIHMTRDPRSLFPSTCRLWPSLDHVQALQKPSSEVTPELEAYVIECLQRMYTAFERDIAHIDPEQIIHVRYEDLVADPVNKLAEIYETLKLDGFDDIRPTLQEWADSQHREYKVNKHSLPPETEARIRTEWADYFERYGYA
- a CDS encoding LURP-one-related/scramblase family protein, translated to MQYPIELSFKLLTFGQRITATDASGQVLMFIKQKMFKFKEQVEIYNDPQQSRLLFRIAADRMIDFSANYHFTDAEGNDWGAVRRQGMRSLWSAHYDVMQNETVDMTISEESPMKKFLESMLSEIPIVGMIAVYLLNPSYIIHRPDGTPVLRLTKHPAFFEGRFTLEKLAEIPEDDELRSLMASIMLVLLERRRG
- a CDS encoding 3-keto-disaccharide hydrolase, whose amino-acid sequence is MPISSAHPGTVFSLRFGCLLLLISSLIPGCSRSDAPTAKSDVPDSEPAENAPDVLENPIAKTPPAIPQTYEINAETLLAARLPAEQTGEGWVRLFDNQTLFGWQLTGSANWRVEDNRIVVDGGEKSFLVSTSSWNDFELELEFKADEGASSGVFLRTPLYPESSKTDCYNIRIANDDANYPTGSIALRKAVAELPAEATAADRWHRYKIRVEGNTVTVHLDDELACTYEDAAPLPAGHVSLLHDQGHVEFRDIRIRPLGLQSLLAEENLGQWKQYPEYEGEFKINEEGLLAITGGSGQLETRDSFADFAMLTRVRTNAPDLNSGVFFRCIPGEKMNGYECQISNATKDGNPLIPGDCGSGGIFRRQDARIVAADDGEWFDMLLIAKGPTITAWVNGIQVSDWTDTREADPNPRRGLRLEEGTMMLQAHDPTTDLSIQQFEVVEYE
- a CDS encoding ABC transporter permease encodes the protein MTKYVLKTLWRHRSRTLLTVTGTAVAMFVFCFVGSVQEGLRRLTSGEDANQSLIVFQENRFCPTTSRLPEDYQRKILEIAGVQDVMPIQVWTNNCRASLDIVVFNGADPKQIQKLRPIELTAGNWADFAERRDAAIVGKNVAQRRNLHVGDTFSIGDLNVNVAGVFASSVPAEENLIYTSLAFLQYTRGLDAAGLVTQHEVVLTKDADPDRVAAEIDSKLRASTVATKTRRKGAFQASTLSDLVDLIGFAHYLGYACVGLVLSLVAMTTVMSVQDRMKEYAVLQTLGVRPLGALRLVLTESTVLCFIGGGLGTMAALWMLAVGGFAIGAEGAMIAFRPSLGLAVSGVFVSVLVGIVAGLPPGLQAAMTPVVTSLRQP
- a CDS encoding ABC transporter ATP-binding protein, producing MALVELHDVCKSFKKGEEVITPLDHVDLEVAEGAFVSLMGPSGTGKSTLLNLVSGIDRPDSGRIVVNGTEVTSLSRGKVADWRAANLGYIFQTHNLIPVLTAYENVELPTLLLKMSASERRKRVELALDVVGLRDRAEHYPRQLSGGQEQRVGIARAIVAHPQIVVADEPTGSLDSETSEQVLELLQRLNSELNITMLMVTHDHEAASIATRQLVLDRGHFHEQAGEAV